ATTCAACGCGCTCAGCTGTTCGTTTAGCCGTTCCAATTGCCGTAAGCCAATCCGGTCCGAACAGACGAATAAGCTGCCCATGTGGGTATCCGGCCCCCAACTGCCGGGAGCATCCAGCTTCATTTCCGAAGGAAGCACCTGCTGATTTTGATAAAAAATGAGCTCCCCCTCATAAGAAACCTTCAGGCGATTCGCATAGCTCTCATACTGAAAAATTTCGCCCCTCTGTGCTCTTCCTGGGCAAAGCACATCGGTCCAAACTAAGGTCGAGCCTGCGCTCGCATACACTTCCGTTTCACCTGCATAGCAAGCATCCTTATATAGCATAACAGGCTCAGGGATATATTCGAGCAAAGCATCCTGATCAAGCATGATGACCTGCTTTTGCGTACTGCCGACTCCGTCCTTAGCCGGATGAATTTTCGTAAACGATTGATTCGTTAAAAATACTTTAGCTCCTGGCCCAATCCGCCAGTTCAGCTCATAATGGTCTCCTGCCATCAATCCGGGCGAACAGTCCATCACATACACGCCAAGCTGGTCCTCGGTATTTTTATCGGGAAGAAGCGTTTCGTTTTCATATCGAAACGTCTTGGCAATCTTGAGCGGGGAGGTTTGGTATTTGCCGACGAGCTGCGTCCTGCCGCCCCGCACAGCGAATTCTGCACGAATCTCCCCGGTAACTCTAGGCATGGCTGTATTCCTGGCGCACCCAATTCACAATATCGTCGAGTCCGGTGCCGCCCATCAAATTGGAGAAAATATAAGGGCGATCGCCGCGCATCTTCTTGGTGTCCTCTTCCATCACTTCAAGACTTGCTCCCACATGGGGCGCCAGATCGATTTTATTGATGACTAGCATGTCGGAGCGGATGATTCCCGGCCCGCCCTTACGAGGGATTTTCTCCCCCTGCGCTACGTCAATAATATAGATGAAGCGATCCACAAGTTCGGGGCTGAAGGCCGCAGCAAGGTTGTCTCCGCCGCTTTCGATGAAGATCATGTTCAAATCGTCAAAACGGCTTTGCAGCTCTTCAATGGCCTCAAAGTTCATGGAGGCATCTTCGCGGATCGCTGTATGCGGGCAACCGCCGGTTTCTACACCAATAATTCGTTCTTCCGGCAGTGCCTCGGAGCGGATCAAAATTCTGGCATCTTCCTTCGTGTAGATGTCATTTGTAATTACCGCGATACTGTAATCATGCTGAAGCTTTCTTGCTAGTCGCTCTACAAGTGCCGTTTTACCTGAGCCGACCGGACCTCCAATACCGATTCGCATCGGACGACTGCGATCTGCCTGCGGTTGTTCCCAATGATGATGGTGATGCGTTTGACCTTGACACATAGAAAATCCCTCCCTTTATAGTGAACAAACATTGATTTATGACATAAACAATCTTGAATACAAGCCTTCATGCTGCATCATCGCAAGCTCCGCCTCCGGCGTGCTGGTATAGGCATCGGATGGGTCGAGATCCTCGGCCTGCGTCCACGCAGCAGGAATTACGGGAATCAGCTTGGTTAGCAGCACCTGTCCTTGCGTCTGGCCCATGGACATAAGACGCAGGGCGCTGTTGATGCACGTCACCACACAGCTGTACAAATATCCCTGGACCGCTTGCGCCACTGGAACCTGCAAATGATAGCTCACCCAACCATGAATGAGAGGATACGTGCTGTGGCACCGCTCTAACTTGACCGCTTCGTCAAGAGGCCCCCAATTCATTTCCGGATACATGGTGCGGGCCAACTGATGCAGCCTTCGCCCCATCTTCTGCACCCCAGATCTTGTTTCACTGGATGCCCGCTGTACATGAATCAGGTGATCCATCTCCCACAATTCCTCCCACTTCTCAGCTGGGATGTACCTATATGCCGCCTTGATGACAAGAGCATCCGAAGTCGACCAGCTGCACGAAAGCATCGTTCGAATGTAGGCTTCCAGCTCTTCCAGAGTTTGCAGCCTTCCCTGCTGCACCAATGTCTCCAACCCAAATGAATGGGAGAAGCCCCCGATCGGCAGCGCCGAATCAAGAAGCTGCTGATAAGCAAGCCAATCATAAGCCTGCTGATGGGAACTCATCATATCTCACCTCAAATCAACTAGAACAAAAAATACCGCTGAGCCATAGGCAGCTCAGTAGCAGGCTCGCAGGTAATTATCTCTCCGTCCACCTTTACTTCATAGGTTTCCGGATTGACTTCGATAGCAGGAGTTCCGGCATTGTGAATCATGTCTTTTTTAGAAATGCTGCGGCAGCCTCTTACAGGCTCCACCCTCTTTTGAAGACCTAGCTTCTCGGCGATCCCCTTCTCGTAGGCCACCTGTGAGACAAAGGTAATCGAGCTTTGTGTATTGGCCCTGCCGTAAGATGCAAACATCGGTCTACCGAAGACAGGCTGCGGAGTCGGAATGGAGGCGTTCGGGTCACCCATTTGCGCATAGGCAATACTGCCGCCTTTCAACACCAGATCCGGCTTCACGCCGAAGAACATGGGACTCCAAATCACGAGATCAGCAAATTTGCCGGGCTCGATGGAGCCTACCAGATGAGATACACCATGGGTGATCGCAGGGTTGATTGTGTATTTGGCAATATAACGTTTAATTCGAAAATTATCGTTCGCTTCCGTATCAGGCGAGAGCGGTCCACGCTGTTTCTTCATCTTATCTGCAGTTTGCCAGGTACGGATAATAACCTCCCCTACGCGCCCCATGGCTTGCGAATCCGAGCTCAGCATGCTGAATACGCCCATATCATGCAGTATATCCTCAGCCGCAATCGTCTCCGGACGAATCCTGGAATCTGCGAACGCCACATCTTCCGGAATCCGACTGTCCAAATGATGGCAGACCATAAGCATATCCAGATGCTCTTCAATCGTATTGATCGTGAAAGGACGTGTCGGATTCGTAGAAGACGGAAGCACATTCAGTTCAGCCGAAGCCCGGATGATATCAGGCGCATGTCCTCCGCCCGCCCCTTCGGTATGGTACGTATGAATGGTTCTTCCTTTAAAGGCAGCAAGGGTATCTTCTAAGAATCCCGCTTCATTTAATGTATCTGTATGAATAGCAACTTGAATATCGTACCGGTCGGCTGCTTCAAGACAAGCGTCGATGGCCGCAGGCGTCGTGCCCCAATCCTCGTGCAGCTTCAGCCCAATGGCTCCCGCTTCAATCTGCTCAGTGAGCGGAGCGAGGAACGAAGCGTTACCCTTCCCCGTGAACCCCAGGTTCATCGGGAATGCTTCTGCCGCCTCCAGCATACGCTGCATGTGCCAAGCGCCTGGCGTACAGGTCGTCGCATTCGTACCTGTCGCCGGCCCGGTACCGCCGCCGATCATCGTGGTAACGCCGGAGGATAACGCCGTTTCGATCTGCTGCGGGCATATAAAATGAATATGAGCGTCGATACCGCCCGCCGTCACGATCTTCCCTTCACCGGCGATGATCTCCGTGCTTGCGCCTACGATCAAATTCGGATGAACGCCGTCCATGATATCGGGGTTGCCCGCTTTGCCGATGCCGACGATATGACCGTCCTTTAAACCAATATCGGCTTTGACAATTCCCCAGTGATCAATAATGACGGCATTCGTAATCAGCGTATCAAGCACGCCTTGGCCACGCATCGCCGAGCTGGATTGACCCATACCGTCACGAATGACCTTGCCGCCTCCGAACTTGCATTCATCGCCGTAAACCGTGTAATCATACTCAATCTCCGCCCACAGCTCCGTATCCGCCAAGCGGACCGCATCGCCTTGGGTGGGACCGAACATAAGCGCATAGCTTTTGCGGTCAATTTGACTCACTGCTCTTCCCCTCCCAAGTCTTCCATCTGTCTCTCACTTCCTGCGGCATACTGCCAAATAAGGCCTGGCCCCGGCTAAGACCGTTTAGTCCGTAAGATAATTTAGCGCCGCCCAATTCGACCAGTTGGACAGGCTTCTGTTCGCCGGGCTCAAAGCGCACAGCCGTTCCGGCGGGGATATCCAGCCTCATGCCGTATGCTTGCTCCCTAGGGAATTCCAGTGATCGATTCACTTCAAAGAAGTGAAAATGCGAGCCTACCTGCACAGGACGGTCTCCTGTATTTGTAACAAGGACTTCAACTGTCTTTCTCCCCTTATTCATCTCGATACTACCCTTCTGGATCCGAAATTCCCCTGGAACCATATCCCCACTCCTCTCTATACGTTAGCTTCATTAACCAACTTTCTTCATATATAGCTTCCGTGCGACGCCTATTCGGCTATCGGCTGATGAACCGTCACAAGCTTGGTGCCGTCAGGAAACGTAGCTTCCACCTGAACCTCATGTATCATTTGCGGTATTCCTTCCATGACTTGTTCAGCCCGTAAAATCTTGGTGCCGTACTCCATAAGCTGCGCAACAGTCATCCCGTCTCTAGCGCCCTCCATAATCTCCGAAGTTAGCAGAGCGATACTCTCCGGATAGTTCAGCTTCACTCCTCTAGCCAGTCGTCGGCGAGCCAGGTCCGCAGCTACCGTTACTAGCAGCTTTTCCTTTTCTCTCTCGGTTAGGTACACGTCTTCACCTCTCTAAACCCGAATATTGGAAACTTCTTACACTCATTATATTCGTATATATGTGCGAAGTAAATCACTTTATGTAAGCTTTTTTAACATAATTATGAATAAATGATGAAGTCATCTTTCGTATTTATGTAAAAGTAACAATAACAGGCTGTTTATTTTGTTGAAAACACAATATTTCACTTTTAGTGTTAAGTATATTGACACTAAGTTTCAAGACACCGTATCATTGTCGATGTGATCCAAAATTTTCTAAAGGGAGTGGAATTACATGACAGAGAAAAGAAATCTCGGCAAGCTCACCGTAACACTCAGTATGGCCCTTATGATGGCCCTGGCGGGATGCGCGAAGACCGAAACCACCTCATCCACTGGGGCGACTGCGCCTGACGCCACCAAAACTGCCGAAGCAAAAGCAGCTGCCGGGGATACGGTACCTGTTGGAATCCTGCACTCCTTAACAGGCACGATGTCCATCAGTGAAGTTTCCGTCAAAGACGCCGAGCTCATGGCGATCGACGAAATTAACGCGACAGGCGGACTGCTCGGCAAGAAAATTAAGCCTGTTATTGAAGACGGCGCATCGGATTGGCCGACATTCGCAGAGAAAACAAAGAAGCTCCTTCAAAAAGACAGCGTTGTGACCATCTTTGGATGCTGGACATCCGCAAGCCGTAAAGCGGTACTGCCGGTTGTGGAGCAAAACAAAGGCTTGCTCTGGTATCCCGTTCAATATGAAGGCTTGGAATCATCCCCTAATATTTTCTATACAGGAGCCACTACGAACCAACAAATCATCCCGGCCGTCTCCTGGCTGCTTCAAAATAAAGGTAAAAAGTTCTACTTACTCGGCTCCGACTATGTATTCCCCAGAACGGCTAATAAGATCATCAAAGAACAGCTCAAAGCTGAAGGAGGTACTCTCGTAGCGGAAGAGTACACCCCACTTGGACACACGGACTACAACACAATCATCAGCAAAATTAAAAAAGGTAAGCCGGACGTCATCTTCAACACACTGAACGGCGATAGCAACGTTGCGTTCTTCAAACAATTGAAGGATGCAGGCATCACTTCCAAGGATGTAACGACTATGTCCGTAAGTATCGCGGAAGAAGAAGTCCGCGGCATCGGCGCCTCCGTACTGGAAGGTCATTACACCGCATGGAACTATTATCAAACAACGGATACGCCGGAAAATAAAAAATTCGTTGAAGCCTACAAAGCCAAATACGGCCAAGATCGCGTAACGGATGATCCGATAGAAGCAGGCTACACCGCCGTCTACCTATGGGCTGAAGCTGTGAAGAAAGCAGGCTCCTTTGACGTCGATAAAGTGAAAGCCGCAGCGAAAGGCATCGAATGGAACGCACCGGAAGGTAAAGTAACAATTGAAGGCGAGAACCAGCACATCTTCAAAACGGCACGTATCGGCGAAATCCAAGCAGACGGCATGATCAAAGAGATCTGGAACTCCGGTCAGCCTCTGAAGCCGGATCCTTTCCTCAAAACATACCCTTGGGGCGCAGAAGTGACGAAGTAATTCATTGTAGCCAGGACTGCCTCACGGCAGTCCTGTATTTCATCAAACATGAGGTGATGTCATGAGTCTGCTGCTTTTGCAATTATTCAACGGTCTGAGCTTGAGCTCCATCCTGCTCTTGATCGCTATCGGCCTTGCCATTACTTTTGGACTGATGAATGTAATGAATATGGCGCACGGAGAATTCATCATGATTGGCGCATATATGGCTTATCTGGTTCAGCAGTGCTTCCAGAAATGGCTGCCCGCTTCCGCATTCGGCTGGTATTTCGCTGTATCTCTCGTCGTCGCCTTCGCCGTCGCCTTCGTGATCGGCTGGCTGCTAGAGGTACTGCTCGTGCGCTTCCTGTACGGCAGACCGCTCGACAGCTTATTGGCTACTTGGGGCGTCAGCCTTGTGCTGCAGCAGCTGGCGCGGACTATTTTCGGCGCTCCGAACGTTGCTGTAAAAGCCCCGGAATGGCTCGAAGGCGGACTGCATATTACCGCGGACCTGATTCTACCTTATAAGCGGCTGTTTATTATTGCATTGGTAGCCGTTTGTATTACTGCCATTTACCTCTACCTCTATCATTCGGCCGGAGGCAGAAAGATGCGGGCTGTCATGCAAAATCGCCAAATGGCAGCATGTCTGGGCATCTCCACGAGACGCGTAGACGCGCAATCCTTCGCATTCGGCTCGGCTATGGCCGGTATTGCCGGCTGCGCATTATCGCTGCTCGGTCCCATCGGACCTACGATTGGCACCTACTACATTGTCGATGCCTTCATGGTCGTTGTGCTTGGCGGAATCGGCAAGCTGATCGGCACAGTCGCCGGCGCTATGGGCATCGGTATTTTTAACACCGCGCTCGAATACTCAACTAGCGCAACACTTGGCAAGGTGCTTGTATTTACGCTGATCATCGCCTTTCCTGCAGTGGAAGCCGATGGGCCTTGTGACGATCCGATCCAGATCCTTAGATTGATGAAAGGAAGTGACAGCTATCATGATCGCAACCGCTCCACCCAGAGCTAAGCTTATTGCCTATTCAGCGTGCCTGATTCTACTGGCGCTCTCACCACTGTTTTTATCCGAATTCCGTTTATCTTTGCTCGGCAAGTTCCTGGCATATGCCATTATCGCAATGGGGATTGATCTGATTTGGGGGTATACCGGTATTTTAAGTTTGGGGCACGGTGTCTATTTCGGACTGGGCGCATACTGCATGGCCATGCATCTTAAGCTCGTGTCTACGCCCCAGGGACTACCGGATTTTATGTCGTGGAGCGGCGTCGAGAGCCTTCCCTGGTTCTGGGTCCCCTTTCACAATCCGCTGTTCGCCTTCTTGATGGCGCTCACCCTGCCCATGATTGTCGCCTTCATTCTTGGCTACTTCACGTTCCGTAACCGAATTAAAGGCGCGTTCTTCTCTATCCTGTCGCAAGCGCTGGTCATCATAACCGTTACGCTGTTTGTGGGCCAGCAAGGCTATACGGGAGGAACGAACGGCCTGACGAATTTCGAAACGTTCCTGGGACTGAACTTGCGCTCCCCTTCGACGAAGCTATTGTTCTTCTATGTCACATTGGCAGTTGTCGCTCTTGTTCTCGTTCTCTGCAGCTTTCTCGTATCTAGCCGATTGGGCAAAATTCTGACCGCTATCCGCGACGGAGAGAACCGTGTCCGTTTCATCGGATACAATCCGGTTGTGTTTAAAGTGTTCATTTATTGTGTATCCGCGGGGTTAGCCGGACTCGCCGGCGTACTCTTTGTTCTTCAAGAAGGCATCATCTCCCCTGCTCAAATGGGAATTGTCCCTTCGATTGAAATGGTCCTATGGGTTGCCATCGGCGGCCGCTCGACAATCGGAGGAGCCGTACTCGGAGCACTGATCACAAATGCAGCTAAAACTACCTTCAGCGAAGCATACCCGGCCTGGTGGCCTATTATGATGGGCGCCATGTTTATCGTCGTCGTTCTATTCCTACCGAAAGGCATTGTCGGGACCATCACTCATTACCTCTCCAATTGGAAAAAACCCGTGCTTCCGAAAGCAGTATCATCGCAAGAAGCCAGATGATCATAGAAGTTTCGGCTGTATCCGCGCTTTATCCCAAACTAAATAAAGAGGAGGAATCCCCATGCTTGGACAGTACGCCATGCAATCCCCATTACCCGGCAGGGACATCCTGCGTGTGGAAGGACTTGAAGTCGACTTTGACGGATTTAAAGCGCTCCGCAGCCTCGACTTCAGGGTCCAGGCAGGTGAGCTCCGCTTTCTCATCGGACCGAACGGTGCTGGCAAAACAACGCTGTTAGATGTCATGTGCGGCAAAGTAAAGCCTAGCCACGGGAGGGTAGTGTTTAAAGACTCGATCGACATCTCCAAATTTCAGGAGCATCAGCTCGCCGAACTCGGAATCGGACGCAAATTTCAAGCTCCCTCTGTATTCACAACCTTGACCGTTTTTGAAAATCTTGCACTTTCCATGAAGCAAAAGCGGGGCCTACTAAGTGCGTTGTGGGCGAAAACAACCAGCGAGCAGCGCGACCGCCTGCTTCATCGCCTTGAGATGATCGGACTGCAGGACAAAGCCGCCGCCCGCGCGGGCTCGCTTTCTCACGGAGAAAAGCAGTGGCTGGAAATCGGCATGCTGCTCATGCAAGAGCCCGATCTCCTTCTGCTGGATGAGCCCGCGGCGGGCATGACCGACAGCGAGACAGAGAAAACCGGCGAGCTGCTGCATGCCATCAGTAATAACCAGACGATTATCGTTGTCGAACACGATATGGAATTCGTAAGAAGGTTTGCGAAGACAGTTACCGTGCTGCATGAGGGGACTGTGCTTCGTGAAGGAACGATGGAAGACATTCAATCGGATGATAAGGTGGCGGAGGTTTATTTGGGAAGGAGAGTTGAACGCGATGCTTAATCTGGAAAGAATCGAAGCCGGATACGGGGAAAGCATGGTGATCCGAAATGTCCATTTGAAAGTGGAGCCGGGACAGGTCGTCTGTCTGATGGGGCGTAACGGCGTCGGTAAATCCACGCTGATGAAGACGATCATGGGTCTCATCAAGCCGCGCAGCGGAACGATCAGCTATTGCGGGAGAGACATCACATCTTTCACCCCTGACCGCAGAGCAAAGGCAGGGATTGGATATGTCCCTCAAGGGCGAGATATCTTCCCTCAGCTGACGGTAGAAGAGAATTTGCTGCTCGGACTAGAGGCGGCTTCAGATGGACGCAAGAGGCTTCCCGAGTCTTTGTTCGAGACATTTCCTGTCCTGCGGGAAATGCTTCAGCGTAAGGGCGGAGACTTAAGCGGAGGACAACAGCAACAACTTGCAATCGCAAGAGCTCTGGCATCCGGTCCAAAGCTGCTCCTGCTGGATGAGCCCATGGAGGGCATTCAGCCATCCATTGTCATGGAAATCGAAGCGATTATTGAATCAATCAAACGAAGCCGGGAAATTGCCGTTCTGCTTGTCGAACAAAGCTTGGAATTCGCCGCCAGCATTGCGGACCATTATTATGTTCTTGATCGAGGCACAATCGTAGCCAAAGGCAATGCGGAGCAGATAAGTGAAGAGCAAGTCCGCAAGCACTTAACAGTATGAGGGTTGCCCATCCCCTCAATTTCAAAGAAGGAAGCTGGAAGTACTGATCCCTTTTCAGGAGTCAGACGAATTCCAGCCTCCTTTTTTTATATACTCTTCCATTTTATGAAACTGGACGTCTCATATTGGATGAAGTATAGTTAAATGTGCGGAATAATACATAGATTCGACATGTGCTGTCATAGCGTCGCCGGACTTTTTTGACGAAAAGGAGGGATATGCTTATGTCTAAAATCTTAATTATCGAGGACGATCTAAGTATCGGTGAGATGATGACGATGTACCTATATGAAGAAGGTTATGAAGTAAAACGCGCCGAGAATGGCACACAAGGCGAACAGATTTTTCAAACCTTTATTCCGGACGTCGTCGTGCTCGACATCATGCTGCCGGATATTGACGGCATGAAGCTGTGCTCCATATTTAGAACTGGCTCGACCGTGCCGATTTTGATGGTCTCCGCGAAGAGCGAGGTCACCGATCGGGTTCGCGGGCTTCAAACGGGCGCAGATGATTATTTATGTAAACCGTTTAGCATGCGAGAGTTCGCCGCAAGAATACAAGCGTTGCTAAGACGGTCTCAATCTTTCCCTACTCCAGTACACGAGACACCAGCGGGGCATCCCATTCGTCTGGACTTCGAAAAGCGCTGCCTATATGTGAACAACAAAGTCGTCGAGACAACCTTCTCTGAATTTGAAATCATGAGATTGTTCTGGCAAAATGAAGGCCGCGTCTACAGCAGAGAAGAACTGCTGAACAAAGTGCGCGGTTTTGACACTTATGTAACAGAAAGAGCTATAGACGTTCACATTGCCAACCTGCGTAAGAAGATTGAAGCCGACCCCAAGGATCCGAAGCATATTAAAACCGTCTGGGGTGTTGGCTACAAATTCCTCCCCGATCCATCCCTTTCATAAAGCATACACGAAGCTCCCTGAGGGGCTTTTTTTGCTATATAGGGGTCATTGTCATGGACTTCCTCAAAAAAACCTTACTGCTGGCAGGCACCAATTAGGCGCAAGCTCAATATGATGATATGGAAATTGGCCCATCGGCGAATGCCTACTAAACGGCTGACCGAAGAGCTACCAGGCCCAACGTTGATGCGAGCAAATTACTTACGCCAGCCTTCTGGCAAAAAACTCTTAGGAGGATTTTCACAATGATGAACAACCCTTACAGATCGTCCATGCAAGTACCTTACGGCTATCCTACTTATCCGACTTACCCTGGTCAAACTATGGTCCCTGCAACAGGTGGAACGAAAATGCCTGCTGTTAATCCAGCAATGCCTATGCCTGCAACTGCCACACCAGGTGCCTCCACTTACGTCGGAGACGGCCAGCTTCCGCTCGAGCAATCCTTTATCGAAAACATCCTTCGTTTGAACCTCGGCAAAGTCGCGACGATCTATATGACATATGAAAACAACTCCGAATGGAACGCTAAAATTTTCAAAGGAGTTCTGGAAGCCGCGGGCCGCGACCACATCATCATCAGTGATCCAGCAACAG
This genomic window from Paenibacillus hexagrammi contains:
- the ureG gene encoding urease accessory protein UreG; this translates as MCQGQTHHHHHWEQPQADRSRPMRIGIGGPVGSGKTALVERLARKLQHDYSIAVITNDIYTKEDARILIRSEALPEERIIGVETGGCPHTAIREDASMNFEAIEELQSRFDDLNMIFIESGGDNLAAAFSPELVDRFIYIIDVAQGEKIPRKGGPGIIRSDMLVINKIDLAPHVGASLEVMEEDTKKMRGDRPYIFSNLMGGTGLDDIVNWVRQEYSHA
- the ureB gene encoding urease subunit beta, with product MVPGEFRIQKGSIEMNKGRKTVEVLVTNTGDRPVQVGSHFHFFEVNRSLEFPREQAYGMRLDIPAGTAVRFEPGEQKPVQLVELGGAKLSYGLNGLSRGQALFGSMPQEVRDRWKTWEGKSSESN
- the urtC gene encoding urea ABC transporter permease subunit UrtC gives rise to the protein MIATAPPRAKLIAYSACLILLALSPLFLSEFRLSLLGKFLAYAIIAMGIDLIWGYTGILSLGHGVYFGLGAYCMAMHLKLVSTPQGLPDFMSWSGVESLPWFWVPFHNPLFAFLMALTLPMIVAFILGYFTFRNRIKGAFFSILSQALVIITVTLFVGQQGYTGGTNGLTNFETFLGLNLRSPSTKLLFFYVTLAVVALVLVLCSFLVSSRLGKILTAIRDGENRVRFIGYNPVVFKVFIYCVSAGLAGLAGVLFVLQEGIISPAQMGIVPSIEMVLWVAIGGRSTIGGAVLGALITNAAKTTFSEAYPAWWPIMMGAMFIVVVLFLPKGIVGTITHYLSNWKKPVLPKAVSSQEAR
- a CDS encoding urease accessory protein UreF — protein: MMSSHQQAYDWLAYQQLLDSALPIGGFSHSFGLETLVQQGRLQTLEELEAYIRTMLSCSWSTSDALVIKAAYRYIPAEKWEELWEMDHLIHVQRASSETRSGVQKMGRRLHQLARTMYPEMNWGPLDEAVKLERCHSTYPLIHGWVSYHLQVPVAQAVQGYLYSCVVTCINSALRLMSMGQTQGQVLLTKLIPVIPAAWTQAEDLDPSDAYTSTPEAELAMMQHEGLYSRLFMS
- a CDS encoding response regulator transcription factor, with product MSKILIIEDDLSIGEMMTMYLYEEGYEVKRAENGTQGEQIFQTFIPDVVVLDIMLPDIDGMKLCSIFRTGSTVPILMVSAKSEVTDRVRGLQTGADDYLCKPFSMREFAARIQALLRRSQSFPTPVHETPAGHPIRLDFEKRCLYVNNKVVETTFSEFEIMRLFWQNEGRVYSREELLNKVRGFDTYVTERAIDVHIANLRKKIEADPKDPKHIKTVWGVGYKFLPDPSLS
- the gerQ gene encoding spore coat protein GerQ, with the protein product MMNNPYRSSMQVPYGYPTYPTYPGQTMVPATGGTKMPAVNPAMPMPATATPGASTYVGDGQLPLEQSFIENILRLNLGKVATIYMTYENNSEWNAKIFKGVLEAAGRDHIIISDPATGMRYLLLMVNLDYITFDEELNYAYPFAAQKPVGR
- the urtE gene encoding urea ABC transporter ATP-binding subunit UrtE, with the translated sequence MLNLERIEAGYGESMVIRNVHLKVEPGQVVCLMGRNGVGKSTLMKTIMGLIKPRSGTISYCGRDITSFTPDRRAKAGIGYVPQGRDIFPQLTVEENLLLGLEAASDGRKRLPESLFETFPVLREMLQRKGGDLSGGQQQQLAIARALASGPKLLLLDEPMEGIQPSIVMEIEAIIESIKRSREIAVLLVEQSLEFAASIADHYYVLDRGTIVAKGNAEQISEEQVRKHLTV
- a CDS encoding urease accessory protein UreD, encoding MPRVTGEIRAEFAVRGGRTQLVGKYQTSPLKIAKTFRYENETLLPDKNTEDQLGVYVMDCSPGLMAGDHYELNWRIGPGAKVFLTNQSFTKIHPAKDGVGSTQKQVIMLDQDALLEYIPEPVMLYKDACYAGETEVYASAGSTLVWTDVLCPGRAQRGEIFQYESYANRLKVSYEGELIFYQNQQVLPSEMKLDAPGSWGPDTHMGSLFVCSDRIGLRQLERLNEQLSALNVREVRYGASLTYKHGLMLTVLGRNAWQLQDLLTKAWVILRSSLLSLAPLTIHK
- the urtA gene encoding urea ABC transporter substrate-binding protein; this encodes MTEKRNLGKLTVTLSMALMMALAGCAKTETTSSTGATAPDATKTAEAKAAAGDTVPVGILHSLTGTMSISEVSVKDAELMAIDEINATGGLLGKKIKPVIEDGASDWPTFAEKTKKLLQKDSVVTIFGCWTSASRKAVLPVVEQNKGLLWYPVQYEGLESSPNIFYTGATTNQQIIPAVSWLLQNKGKKFYLLGSDYVFPRTANKIIKEQLKAEGGTLVAEEYTPLGHTDYNTIISKIKKGKPDVIFNTLNGDSNVAFFKQLKDAGITSKDVTTMSVSIAEEEVRGIGASVLEGHYTAWNYYQTTDTPENKKFVEAYKAKYGQDRVTDDPIEAGYTAVYLWAEAVKKAGSFDVDKVKAAAKGIEWNAPEGKVTIEGENQHIFKTARIGEIQADGMIKEIWNSGQPLKPDPFLKTYPWGAEVTK
- the urtD gene encoding urea ABC transporter ATP-binding protein UrtD, whose amino-acid sequence is MLGQYAMQSPLPGRDILRVEGLEVDFDGFKALRSLDFRVQAGELRFLIGPNGAGKTTLLDVMCGKVKPSHGRVVFKDSIDISKFQEHQLAELGIGRKFQAPSVFTTLTVFENLALSMKQKRGLLSALWAKTTSEQRDRLLHRLEMIGLQDKAAARAGSLSHGEKQWLEIGMLLMQEPDLLLLDEPAAGMTDSETEKTGELLHAISNNQTIIVVEHDMEFVRRFAKTVTVLHEGTVLREGTMEDIQSDDKVAEVYLGRRVERDA
- a CDS encoding urease subunit gamma; its protein translation is MYLTEREKEKLLVTVAADLARRRLARGVKLNYPESIALLTSEIMEGARDGMTVAQLMEYGTKILRAEQVMEGIPQMIHEVQVEATFPDGTKLVTVHQPIAE
- the ureC gene encoding urease subunit alpha; the protein is MSQIDRKSYALMFGPTQGDAVRLADTELWAEIEYDYTVYGDECKFGGGKVIRDGMGQSSSAMRGQGVLDTLITNAVIIDHWGIVKADIGLKDGHIVGIGKAGNPDIMDGVHPNLIVGASTEIIAGEGKIVTAGGIDAHIHFICPQQIETALSSGVTTMIGGGTGPATGTNATTCTPGAWHMQRMLEAAEAFPMNLGFTGKGNASFLAPLTEQIEAGAIGLKLHEDWGTTPAAIDACLEAADRYDIQVAIHTDTLNEAGFLEDTLAAFKGRTIHTYHTEGAGGGHAPDIIRASAELNVLPSSTNPTRPFTINTIEEHLDMLMVCHHLDSRIPEDVAFADSRIRPETIAAEDILHDMGVFSMLSSDSQAMGRVGEVIIRTWQTADKMKKQRGPLSPDTEANDNFRIKRYIAKYTINPAITHGVSHLVGSIEPGKFADLVIWSPMFFGVKPDLVLKGGSIAYAQMGDPNASIPTPQPVFGRPMFASYGRANTQSSITFVSQVAYEKGIAEKLGLQKRVEPVRGCRSISKKDMIHNAGTPAIEVNPETYEVKVDGEIITCEPATELPMAQRYFLF